The following are encoded in a window of Novosphingobium sp. ZN18A2 genomic DNA:
- the mltG gene encoding endolytic transglycosylase MltG, whose translation MRGRGRMLAVLLVLAFAVAGGRFLYKWYGPGPLGKEATFLVPDGSTLTSVAQKLEKEGAIASANSFRVHARVLGSPAPVKAGEFGLPAHASPAQILSILQTGKPLRRMVTIPEGMPSVMVYDRLMATPLLTGKIAVPPEGSVLPDSYDYERGESRAEVLKRMQDAMKKTVAELWAKRAKDLPVKTPEEAVTLASIVEKETGKPGERKLVAGLYENRLKEGMLLQADPTIIYPITKGKPLGRRIRQSEIQAVNDYNTYTRVGLPVGPITNPGRASIEAVLHPASTKALYMVADGTGGHVFAETLEQHNANVAKWFAIRKARGDL comes from the coding sequence ATGCGCGGCAGGGGCCGCATGCTGGCGGTGTTGCTGGTCCTGGCGTTTGCCGTTGCCGGCGGACGCTTCCTTTACAAGTGGTACGGCCCCGGGCCGCTGGGCAAGGAGGCTACCTTTCTTGTTCCTGACGGCTCTACGCTGACCAGCGTCGCGCAGAAGCTGGAAAAGGAAGGCGCGATCGCCTCGGCCAATTCGTTCCGCGTCCATGCGCGGGTGCTGGGCAGCCCGGCTCCGGTGAAGGCGGGCGAATTCGGCCTGCCGGCGCACGCCAGCCCGGCACAGATCCTGTCCATCCTGCAAACGGGCAAGCCGCTGCGGCGCATGGTGACAATTCCCGAAGGGATGCCTTCGGTGATGGTCTATGACCGGTTGATGGCCACGCCGCTGCTGACCGGCAAGATCGCGGTGCCGCCCGAAGGATCGGTCCTGCCCGACAGCTATGATTATGAGCGCGGCGAATCGCGCGCCGAAGTGCTGAAGCGCATGCAGGACGCGATGAAGAAGACCGTGGCCGAGCTATGGGCAAAGCGGGCAAAAGACCTGCCCGTCAAGACGCCTGAGGAGGCCGTGACGCTGGCCTCCATCGTCGAGAAGGAAACCGGAAAGCCGGGCGAACGCAAGCTGGTTGCCGGGCTTTACGAAAACCGCCTCAAGGAAGGCATGCTGCTTCAGGCCGATCCGACGATCATATACCCGATCACAAAGGGCAAACCGCTCGGCCGGCGTATCCGCCAGTCGGAAATTCAGGCGGTGAACGATTACAATACCTATACCCGTGTCGGGCTGCCTGTCGGGCCGATCACAAATCCGGGGCGAGCCTCGATCGAAGCGGTGCTGCATCCGGCCAGCACCAAGGCGCTGTACATGGTGGCGGACGGCACAGGCGGGCACGTGTTTGCAGAGACGCTTGAACAGCACAACGCCAACGTCGCCAAGTGGTTCGCCATCAGGAAGGCGCGCGGCGACCTGTAA
- a CDS encoding 2'-5' RNA ligase family protein — MPFEPFIVTAELPRDVFAWADGLRRAHFPPERNHLEAHVTLFHALAPSLFEELKPLLQRIVAEHPPQPARITGIMPLGKGTALRIESPGMTAIREDIAEHFHGALTAQDNHPLRLHITIQNKVGVDKAKALQAELSAAFRSRDFAFRGLGLHIYRGGPWEAVGRWPFRGKA; from the coding sequence ATGCCGTTCGAACCCTTCATCGTGACTGCGGAATTGCCGCGCGACGTGTTTGCATGGGCCGACGGATTGCGCCGTGCGCACTTTCCGCCCGAACGCAACCACCTGGAAGCGCACGTAACGTTGTTCCACGCGCTCGCGCCGTCGCTGTTCGAGGAACTGAAGCCGTTGTTGCAGCGGATCGTTGCCGAACATCCGCCCCAGCCGGCGCGGATCACCGGGATCATGCCGCTGGGGAAGGGCACGGCGCTGAGGATCGAAAGCCCCGGCATGACCGCGATCCGCGAAGACATTGCGGAACACTTCCACGGCGCGCTGACCGCGCAGGACAACCATCCGTTGCGCCTTCACATCACCATCCAGAACAAGGTTGGCGTCGACAAGGCAAAGGCGCTGCAGGCGGAACTTTCGGCCGCTTTCCGGTCGCGCGACTTCGCGTTCCGGGGGCTTGGCCTGCACATCTATCGCGGCGGTCCGTGGGAGGCGGTGGGACGCTGGCCGTTCCGAGGGAAGGCCTAG
- the cas2 gene encoding CRISPR-associated endonuclease Cas2 — MWIMVLFDLPVLTPEERKAATGFRNYLLDEGFEMAQFSVYLRCTPSKEAAAAYIRRIETAVPSDGKVDILQFTDRQYENIICFRGRMRESSPEKPSQLLLF; from the coding sequence ATGTGGATAATGGTGCTGTTCGATCTTCCTGTCCTGACGCCCGAAGAGCGTAAGGCAGCCACTGGCTTCCGCAACTACCTGCTCGATGAAGGCTTTGAAATGGCGCAGTTTTCGGTGTATCTTCGCTGTACGCCAAGCAAGGAAGCCGCAGCTGCCTATATCCGCCGAATCGAGACAGCAGTCCCGAGCGACGGCAAGGTGGACATTCTGCAATTCACGGATCGTCAGTATGAAAATATCATCTGTTTTCGCGGGCGGATGCGCGAATCAAGCCCGGAAAAACCGAGCCAGCTCCTCCTTTTCTAG
- the fabF gene encoding beta-ketoacyl-ACP synthase II, translated as MRRVVVTGLGLVTPLGGDVETTWKNLLAGMSGAGTITRFDTEGQKCTIACEVKPADHEYGFDPSKRVDHKIQRQVDPFIVYGIDAAGQAIEDAGLADMDDDLKLRTGCSIGSGIGGLPGIESESIVLHEKGPGRVSPHFVHGRLINLISGQVSIKYGLMGPNHAVVTACSTGAHSIGDAARMIKDGDADVMLAGGAESTINPLGVAGFAQARALNCSYNDRPTEASRPYDKDRDGFVMGEGAGVVVLEEYEHAKARGAKIYAEVVGYGLSGDAYHVTAPHPEGKGAELSMRMAMRKAGMEPGDIDYVNAHGTSTMADTIELGAVKRVLGNDLSGASMSSTKSAIGHLLGGAGAVEAIFCILAIRDQIVPPTLNLDNPDEGTEGVDLVPKVARKRAVRAVLNNSFGFGGTNASLILKQV; from the coding sequence ATGCGCCGTGTGGTCGTAACCGGACTTGGCCTTGTCACCCCGCTGGGGGGCGACGTCGAGACGACGTGGAAGAACCTTCTGGCCGGAATGTCGGGCGCGGGGACGATCACCCGTTTCGATACCGAAGGGCAGAAGTGCACGATTGCGTGCGAGGTGAAGCCGGCCGATCACGAATACGGTTTCGATCCGTCGAAGCGTGTCGATCACAAGATCCAGCGCCAGGTCGATCCCTTCATCGTCTATGGCATCGATGCGGCCGGTCAGGCGATCGAGGATGCCGGCCTTGCCGACATGGACGATGACCTGAAGCTGCGCACCGGCTGCTCGATCGGTTCGGGAATCGGCGGGCTGCCGGGGATCGAGAGCGAGTCGATTGTGCTGCACGAAAAGGGGCCGGGCCGCGTCTCGCCCCACTTCGTGCATGGCCGCCTGATCAACCTGATCTCCGGCCAGGTTTCGATCAAGTACGGCCTGATGGGGCCGAACCACGCGGTGGTAACCGCCTGTTCCACCGGCGCACACTCGATCGGCGATGCCGCGCGGATGATCAAGGACGGCGATGCCGACGTGATGCTGGCGGGCGGCGCGGAAAGCACGATCAATCCGCTGGGCGTTGCCGGGTTCGCGCAGGCGCGCGCGCTCAACTGCAGCTATAACGACCGTCCCACCGAAGCGAGCCGCCCTTACGACAAGGACCGCGACGGTTTCGTCATGGGCGAAGGCGCGGGTGTTGTCGTGCTGGAAGAGTATGAACACGCCAAGGCGCGCGGCGCGAAGATCTATGCCGAAGTGGTGGGCTATGGCCTTTCGGGCGATGCCTATCACGTCACCGCGCCGCATCCTGAGGGCAAGGGCGCGGAACTGTCGATGCGCATGGCGATGCGCAAGGCCGGAATGGAGCCGGGCGATATCGACTATGTGAACGCGCACGGCACATCGACCATGGCCGACACGATCGAACTGGGTGCAGTAAAGCGCGTGCTGGGCAACGATCTGTCCGGCGCTTCGATGAGCAGCACGAAGTCCGCCATCGGCCACCTGCTGGGCGGCGCCGGTGCAGTGGAAGCGATTTTCTGCATTCTTGCCATTCGCGACCAGATCGTTCCGCCGACGCTCAATCTCGACAATCCGGACGAAGGGACGGAAGGCGTCGATCTTGTCCCCAAGGTCGCCAGGAAGCGGGCCGTGCGGGCCGTTCTCAACAACAGCTTCGGTTTCGGCGGCACCAACGCCAGCCTGATCCTCAAGCAGGTCTGA
- a CDS encoding acyl carrier protein codes for MSDTADRVKKIVVEHLGVEADKVTEDASFIDDLGADSLDIVELVMAFEEEFGVEIPDDAAEKISTVSDAIKYIDENKG; via the coding sequence ATGAGCGATACTGCCGACCGCGTTAAGAAGATCGTTGTCGAGCACCTGGGGGTCGAGGCCGACAAGGTCACCGAAGATGCAAGCTTCATCGACGACCTGGGCGCCGACTCGCTCGACATCGTCGAACTCGTCATGGCGTTCGAGGAAGAATTCGGTGTCGAGATTCCCGACGATGCGGCGGAGAAGATCTCCACCGTGTCCGACGCGATCAAGTACATCGACGAAAACAAGGGCTGA
- the cas9 gene encoding type II CRISPR RNA-guided endonuclease Cas9 (Cas9, originally named Csn1, is the large, multifunctional signature protein of type II CRISPR/Cas systems. It is well known even to general audiences because its RNA-guided endonuclease activity has made it a popular tool for custom editing of eukaryotic genomes.), producing the protein MVDQQGTTQKRWRLGIDLGTNSIGWAALSLGANGKPDGLLDMGVRIFSDARDPQSRESNAATRRGPRGARRNRDRYLQRREQFLRTLTEAGLLPADKAARQALERLDPWILRARALTEPLDRHEVGRALFHLQQRRGFKSNRLTDKGSDEKGAVESGAAALRADMDAGDAATLGELKGNPRQTIAEENHSLPKGARSPMPLARVRTHSEGAKMVYDYYPLREMIEQEFDAIWQAQARHHPDVMTEDARTALRDVLLFQRPLKPQPVGRCTFENEEERAPSALPSVQQLRIYQELNNLRVSARPGEPQLPLSPAERDELAGIALRKVKFSLRDMRGALGLTEAAIFSIEAGGRDFLDGDKTHDIITRNRKNNTGNWPDWAELPLAEQDALTEILLGRVAPGRGSHQAVVATHERVVARIVAGLGLSESRARELLAAKDEDEIAAFLAERYGLEPSHAARIAGLRLPDGHGRLSRTAGDKVLAQLIEPDADARLRTYDRAVVDAGYFHHSLKGTGEVFDHLPYYGVVLEQSVAFGSGDASDIEEKRIGKLANPTVHVALNQLRRVVNALIDRFGPPAEIVVELSRDLPLGAFDLGKLKNKQNENRKANEKLSERLAEFGAPNNYNNRLFLRLWDELDALGRKCPFTGQHLSQELLVRSLKGSGELEVEHILPFSRTLDDGFNNKVLALREANRRKGRLSPWEAVENGIFDRETIENSLRDLPPAKAWRFSPDAMERFEKEERDFLDRQLNDNKNISRLAAQYLKSLGSDVWVINGRLTADLRHHWGLNKGWRGDNRNPADSEADEVKKNRNDHCHHAVDAFVIACTDRAMVKAAADEAKKVEEEFTAGRRDHRRLLAGLPDPFDGYLLAVKEAVGKIVVSHKPDHGIEGKLHEATNYGVVQTQAGETRLATRKPIIDLTPGEVASIGDDRIRRELVALTDGLGDKERKQALLEYSQRTGHKRVRVHKVQASFERIAHGPDSKGKSHTRAVIPGDNYCMDIIETPDGKWHGVAVTRFQAHKFKKDDAWKTLWRKDYPDGRLTMRVRNGDLLMLEHEGEEKVMQVVRLNPSGNRLYLAPAYEAGKFADRHKDTDDEFRWDLAGISGLKPRKARLVRVTPDGQLLDPGPPA; encoded by the coding sequence ATGGTTGATCAGCAGGGCACAACCCAAAAGCGCTGGCGCCTCGGAATCGACCTGGGAACCAATTCGATCGGCTGGGCAGCTTTGTCGCTTGGTGCCAATGGCAAGCCCGATGGCCTGCTCGACATGGGCGTGCGGATTTTCTCCGACGCACGCGATCCGCAAAGCCGGGAATCCAATGCCGCCACCCGTCGCGGGCCGCGCGGGGCGCGCCGCAACCGCGATCGTTATCTGCAACGGCGCGAACAATTTCTGCGCACGCTAACAGAAGCCGGACTATTGCCCGCGGACAAGGCGGCACGCCAAGCACTTGAGCGGCTCGACCCATGGATCTTGCGCGCCCGCGCCCTGACCGAACCGCTAGACCGACATGAAGTCGGACGCGCGCTGTTCCATTTGCAGCAGCGGCGCGGCTTCAAGTCCAACCGCCTGACAGACAAGGGCAGCGATGAAAAGGGCGCAGTGGAAAGCGGTGCGGCGGCCCTTCGCGCCGATATGGATGCTGGCGATGCAGCAACGCTTGGTGAGTTAAAGGGGAACCCGCGCCAAACCATCGCCGAAGAAAACCACAGCCTGCCCAAGGGTGCGCGTAGTCCAATGCCGCTGGCCCGCGTCCGTACGCACAGCGAAGGCGCGAAGATGGTCTACGACTATTATCCGCTACGCGAGATGATCGAGCAGGAATTCGACGCGATCTGGCAAGCCCAGGCGCGCCATCACCCGGATGTCATGACCGAAGATGCGCGCACCGCCCTGCGCGACGTTCTCCTGTTCCAGCGCCCGCTCAAGCCGCAGCCGGTCGGGCGCTGCACTTTCGAGAATGAAGAAGAACGCGCCCCCAGCGCCCTGCCCTCGGTCCAGCAGCTGCGCATCTATCAGGAACTCAATAATCTGCGTGTCTCCGCACGGCCGGGCGAACCGCAGTTGCCCCTCTCCCCGGCGGAGCGCGACGAGCTGGCCGGGATTGCGCTGAGAAAGGTCAAATTTAGCCTGCGCGATATGCGCGGAGCGCTGGGCTTGACCGAGGCCGCCATCTTCAGCATCGAAGCGGGCGGTCGCGATTTTCTGGATGGCGACAAGACGCACGACATCATCACCAGGAACCGCAAGAACAATACTGGAAACTGGCCGGACTGGGCCGAGTTGCCGCTGGCGGAGCAGGACGCGCTCACCGAAATCCTGCTGGGCCGCGTCGCGCCGGGCCGGGGCAGCCACCAGGCGGTGGTCGCGACGCACGAACGCGTGGTCGCACGCATCGTCGCAGGTCTCGGCCTGTCCGAAAGCCGGGCACGCGAATTGCTGGCAGCGAAGGACGAGGATGAGATCGCCGCCTTCCTTGCCGAACGGTATGGGCTGGAGCCTTCCCATGCCGCCCGCATTGCCGGCCTGCGCCTGCCCGATGGCCACGGCCGCCTCAGCCGCACGGCAGGCGACAAAGTGCTGGCGCAACTGATCGAGCCGGACGCCGATGCTCGCTTGCGGACCTATGACCGCGCCGTCGTCGATGCCGGATACTTCCACCACAGCCTGAAGGGCACCGGCGAGGTGTTCGACCACCTGCCCTATTACGGCGTGGTGCTCGAACAGTCGGTTGCCTTCGGCTCCGGCGATGCGAGCGACATCGAGGAAAAGCGGATCGGCAAGCTGGCCAACCCCACCGTCCATGTCGCGCTCAACCAGTTGCGCCGGGTGGTCAACGCGCTGATCGACCGCTTCGGCCCACCTGCGGAAATCGTGGTGGAACTGTCGCGCGATCTGCCGCTGGGCGCGTTCGACTTGGGCAAGTTAAAGAACAAGCAAAACGAGAACCGGAAGGCCAATGAAAAGCTTTCTGAAAGGCTTGCCGAGTTTGGAGCACCAAACAATTATAATAACCGCCTGTTTCTGCGCCTTTGGGATGAACTGGATGCGTTAGGCCGCAAATGCCCCTTCACCGGGCAGCACCTGTCGCAAGAACTGCTTGTCAGGAGTCTCAAAGGTTCCGGCGAACTCGAGGTTGAACACATCCTCCCCTTCTCCCGCACGCTCGACGATGGCTTTAACAACAAGGTGCTGGCCCTGCGCGAAGCCAATCGCCGCAAGGGCAGGCTCAGCCCATGGGAAGCGGTGGAAAACGGCATTTTCGACCGCGAGACGATCGAAAACTCTCTGCGCGATCTGCCCCCTGCGAAGGCCTGGCGCTTCAGCCCCGATGCGATGGAGCGGTTCGAGAAAGAGGAACGCGATTTCCTCGACCGGCAGTTGAATGACAACAAGAATATCTCGCGCCTCGCCGCGCAATATCTCAAAAGCCTGGGTTCCGATGTCTGGGTCATCAACGGCCGTCTCACCGCCGATCTGCGCCACCATTGGGGGCTGAATAAGGGCTGGCGTGGAGACAACCGCAACCCGGCGGATAGCGAAGCGGATGAGGTAAAGAAAAACCGCAACGATCACTGCCATCACGCAGTCGACGCCTTCGTGATCGCCTGCACCGACCGCGCGATGGTCAAGGCCGCGGCGGATGAGGCGAAGAAAGTGGAAGAGGAATTCACCGCCGGGAGGCGCGATCATCGACGCCTCCTGGCTGGGTTGCCCGATCCCTTCGATGGCTATCTGCTTGCGGTGAAGGAGGCAGTCGGCAAAATCGTGGTCAGCCACAAGCCCGATCACGGCATTGAAGGCAAGCTGCACGAAGCCACCAATTACGGCGTTGTGCAAACACAGGCGGGCGAGACTCGGCTCGCCACCCGCAAGCCCATTATCGACCTTACCCCCGGCGAAGTAGCCAGTATCGGCGATGACCGCATTCGCCGCGAACTTGTCGCACTGACCGATGGACTTGGCGACAAGGAGCGCAAGCAGGCATTGCTCGAATACAGCCAGCGCACCGGCCACAAGCGCGTGCGCGTCCACAAGGTGCAGGCCAGTTTCGAACGGATCGCGCACGGGCCGGACAGCAAGGGCAAATCCCACACCCGCGCTGTCATTCCGGGCGACAACTATTGTATGGACATCATCGAAACGCCGGACGGCAAATGGCACGGCGTCGCCGTCACCCGATTTCAGGCGCACAAGTTCAAGAAGGATGATGCGTGGAAGACACTCTGGCGCAAGGACTACCCCGATGGGCGCCTTACCATGCGCGTTCGCAATGGCGACCTGCTGATGCTAGAACATGAAGGCGAAGAAAAGGTGATGCAGGTGGTGCGCCTTAACCCGTCCGGCAATCGCCTTTATCTTGCGCCTGCTTATGAAGCAGGGAAATTCGCGGATCGTCACAAGGATACAGACGATGAATTCCGCTGGGATCTCGCCGGCATAAGCGGGCTGAAACCCCGCAAGGCTCGCCTCGTGCGCGTGACACCCGATGGGCAGTTGCTGGATCCCGGACCTCCCGCCTAA
- the cas1 gene encoding type II CRISPR-associated endonuclease Cas1 codes for MQQRIVEIASDGIHLSAFRGFMRISRADEELGRVPFADIGAVILRGHGSTLSVNLCTRLSDAGAPLVICGSNQSPASLLWPVRGHYEQGRRMEAQAEASRPLRKRAWRDLVSAKIAAQAAVLEATTGKDARLDRMAREVKSGDSDNLEAQAARRYWNALFGPDFLRDRQAEGINSALNYGYTVLRAGTARSILAAGLHPSLSIHHTSRGDALRLADDLMEPFRPWLDLLVWRMTREEPVSELTSAMKGHLAEVLTLDLPGTDGVSPIQIWLDRLALSWAKICMGEAGKLDLPGQPSPLELST; via the coding sequence ATGCAGCAGCGCATCGTCGAAATCGCAAGCGACGGGATACACCTGTCCGCCTTCCGCGGCTTCATGCGAATTTCCCGTGCGGATGAGGAACTGGGCCGCGTGCCCTTTGCCGACATCGGCGCGGTCATCCTGCGCGGGCATGGCAGCACGCTTTCGGTCAATCTGTGTACGCGCCTGTCTGATGCCGGCGCACCGCTGGTCATCTGCGGCTCGAACCAGTCCCCCGCCTCGCTGCTCTGGCCAGTGCGCGGACACTACGAACAGGGCCGCCGCATGGAAGCGCAGGCAGAGGCCTCCCGCCCCTTGCGCAAGCGTGCATGGCGCGACCTCGTCAGCGCCAAGATCGCAGCTCAGGCGGCAGTTCTCGAAGCGACCACGGGCAAGGATGCGCGCCTCGATCGGATGGCGCGGGAAGTGAAATCAGGCGATAGTGACAATCTCGAAGCACAGGCCGCGCGGCGCTATTGGAATGCACTGTTCGGGCCGGATTTCCTGCGCGATCGGCAGGCAGAAGGCATCAATTCCGCGCTCAATTACGGCTATACCGTACTTCGCGCGGGCACTGCTCGCTCAATCCTTGCCGCGGGGCTTCACCCATCGCTTTCCATCCATCACACCAGCCGGGGCGATGCCCTGCGCCTAGCCGACGATCTGATGGAACCGTTCCGGCCCTGGCTCGACCTGCTTGTTTGGCGAATGACCCGCGAAGAACCCGTTTCGGAACTTACAAGCGCGATGAAAGGCCATCTCGCCGAAGTGCTCACGCTCGATCTTCCGGGGACTGATGGTGTCAGCCCCATCCAGATCTGGCTCGATCGCCTGGCGCTTTCCTGGGCAAAGATCTGCATGGGTGAAGCCGGAAAGCTGGACCTGCCCGGCCAGCCCTCGCCGCTGGAACTCAGCACGTGA